Genomic segment of bacterium:
TGTGGCGCAAAAAAGACCTCTTGCGCTTGATCTTGCCCGACTTGAGGATCTTGAAACGCTTCTTTGCGGCCTTGTTTGTCTTCAGCTTCGGCATCGTAATTCTCCATTTCCGGGCGAACACGGGGTTCGCCCCGACATCATTGCGGCGCTAAGACCATGTAGAGCGCCTTACCCTCCATGGACGGTGAATGCTCGACCTTGGCGACGTTCTTCAACTCCTCCAAGACGCGGCTCAACACCTCGCGGCCCCGCTCCTGATAGGCCATCTCGCGCCCTTTGAAGACGACGGTGATCTTCGCCTTGTCGCCCTCCTCCAGGAAACGCTTGATGTGCCGGAGCTTGAACTGGAAGTCGTGCTCGTCTGTGTTCGGACGCATCTTGACCTCCTTGAGCTTCACCACGACCTGTTTCTTCTTGGCTTCCTGGGCCTTCTTCTTGATCTCGTACTTGTATTTTCCGTAATCGAGGATCTTGCAGACCGGCGGCGACGCCGAAGGCGAGATCTCCACGAGGTCCAGACCAGCCTCCCTTGCGAGCTTCATCGCCTCGATCGTGGGCAAGACGCCCAACTGTTTGCCGTCCTGGTCGATCAAACGGACTTGGTTGATCCGGATGCGCCCGTTGATCCTGAGTTCTTTTTCTCTTTGGAAAATAAAAACACCTCCTGTTTAGGTTCTCGATTGAATTTCGGACGCCAGCCGTCCGACGAATTCGTCGACGGGCAGCTTGCCCAAATCACCCTTTTTCTTGCTCCGGATACTCAAGGTCCCGGCTTCGCGCTCCTTGCCGCCGATCACGGCCATGTACGGGATCTTGCGCAGCTCCGCCTCGCGGATCTTGTGGCCCAGCTTCTCGACGCGGCCGTCCACCTCGACGCGGATGCCGCGGGCCTTCATCCTGGCCGCGACGTCCTCGGCGAAGGCCGCTTCCTTGTCCGAGATGGTGATCAGCACGGCCTGCACGG
This window contains:
- the infC gene encoding translation initiation factor IF-3, yielding MFQREKELRINGRIRINQVRLIDQDGKQLGVLPTIEAMKLAREAGLDLVEISPSASPPVCKILDYGKYKYEIKKKAQEAKKKQVVVKLKEVKMRPNTDEHDFQFKLRHIKRFLEEGDKAKITVVFKGREMAYQERGREVLSRVLEELKNVAKVEHSPSMEGKALYMVLAPQ